In the Streptomyces cinnamoneus genome, CGTGCCCGTGCCGCCGGTGACCAGGATGGGTGACGTCATGGCTTCTCCACGTTCGCTTCGGTTCGGTCCGGGAGTCGGCCTCCCGGTCACACCGGCTCTTCCGGTGATCTACTCCTATGACCCGCCGCGAGAAAGGAATGTGACACCGTGGAAGACAGTGCCCGGTTGCTGGAGGGTTTCGAGGAGCACCGGCCCCGGCTGAGGGCGGTGGCCTACCGGATGCTCGGCTCGCTCAGCGAGGCCGAGGACGCCGTCCAGGAGACCTGGCTGCGTTTCGACCGCTCCGTCCCCGCAGAGGTCGGGAACCTCGGGGGATGGCTGACCACCGTGGTGGGGCGGGTGTGCCTCAACATGCTGCGCTCGCGAGCGACCCGGCGTGAGGATCCCCTTGAGGCGTACATACCCGACCCGGTCGTCAGCCGGGAGGACGCGACCGATCCCGAGCAGGAGGTGCTGCACGCCGATGCGGTCGGGCTGGCGCTGCTGGTGGTGCTCGAGTCGCTGGCGCCGGCCGAGCGGCTCGCGTTCGTCCTCCACGACATGTTCGCCGTGCCGTTCGACGAGATCGCCCCGCTGATCGAGCGGACCCCGGCCGCCACGCGGCAGCTCGCCAGCCGCGCCCGCCGCCGCGTGCAGGGGCAGGCCCCGGCCCCCGACCCCGACCCCGCGCGTCAGCGTGCGGCCGTCGAGGCGTTCTTCGCCGCCGCGCGCGACGGCGACCTCGAAGCGCTCGTCTCCGTGCTGCACCCCGACGTCGTCCTGCGGGCCGACGGCGGTGTCGCGCGCGCCCGCCACACCACCGTGGTGCGCGGCGCCCGCAACGTGGCGGCGCAGGCCGTCACCTTCACGCGGTTCCTGCCGTTCGTACGGCCGGCGCTCGTCAACGGGACCGCCGGCGTCGTCGTCGCGGCGAACGGGCGGCCGCTGTCCGTCATGGCCTTCGCCGTCACGGACGGCCGGGTCGTCGCCATCGACGTGATCGCCGACCCCGAGCGCCTGGGCCGGCTGAGCCTCCCGGACCTCGGCTCCTGACACCCCGCCCCGGCCCGGACCGCCACGCCGCTGCGTCGACACGGCGGCCCCGGCCCTTGAGACGGGCCGGGGCCTGCTTCGCCTGTCCTCCTCCGGCTTCCACCCGCCGCCGCTGAGGGATGGTCAGTTGCCGTACGGGCGGGCCGCGCGGGCCTCCCGCAGGGACACGGCCCACCAGGACAGCTGGTCGAGCATCACCTTGGCGGCGGCCTGGGCGGCCGCGCCGGCCTCCTCGTCGAGGTGGCTGCCGGTGTCGTCCAGCTTGCCCCACGGGCTGTGGAAGCTGACCGTCTCGCGGATGGTGACGGCGTGCAGTTCGGCGAAGACCGGCCGCAGGTGCTCGACGGCGCGCAGACCGCCGGACAGTCCGCCGTAGGAGACGAACGCGACGGGCTTGGCCTGCCACTGGGTGTAGTGCCAGTCGATGAGGTTCTTCACGGAGGCCGGGTAACTGTGGTTGTACTCGGGGGTGACGACGACGAAGGCGTCGGCCGCCGCGAGCCGCGGCGTCACGGCGGCGAGGGCGGCGGCGTCCTCGGGACCGGGCTCCCTCGTGAGGTGCACCGGCAGCGGGTGGTCGGCCAAGTCGATGACGTCGACCTCTATGTCGTCGCGCTGCGCGGTCTGCCGGGCCAGCCAGTTGGCGACCGTGGGGCCGAAGCGGCCGGCGCGGGTCGAGGCGACGATGACGGCGAGGCGGTAGGTGCTGTCGGGCATGGCGGCATCCTCTTCCGGGCGAAGGCGCGGTGAACGCGGGAGGCGGGAGGGGGCGGGTGGAATCCCGGGGGACGGCGGCTTGTCGCCGCCGGCCCCGCGAGCCCCCTTGAGGACAACCCTCCAACCTCAAGCGAACTTGAGGTCAAGCGATTCCAGGGACGGAACCGCACAGTGACGCGGAACACGCCCCCGTCCCGTCACGCGGGGCACGGCCGCGGAACGTCCCGCCCGCCACGCGCGCGTACGTCAGAACATGTCCGGGCACCACGGCCGCCGCGCCGTGCGCAGCATCAGCTCCGCGCGGGCGGCCGCGCCGGGCCGGTCCTCCCGGACGCGGCCGAGGGCCGCGAGCCGCACCGCGGACTCGTCGCCGAGGCACAGGGCCCCCAGCTCGCCCACGCCCAGGGACAGTTCCGCCGGCCGCGACGTGGGCACGCAGCTCGCGCCGTCCGGCCCGGCCTCCAGCGCGAACCGCCCGCCGGAGAGGCCGTCCGGGTCGGTGACGTCGAGGACGAGCGAGCCGGGGCAGGCGTACGTACGGGCTTCCAGCAACGCCGGTACGTCGAGCGGGCGCAGCCACATGTAGTCGGCGTCCGTCGTGACCCTGGCCGCTCGCGGGTCGGGCAGCAGCAGCGGAAGGACGTCGTCGGGGGCGCGGAGGCCGGTGTCGACCCTGGTGATCCAGTCGATCGAGAACAGGAAGTGCCACAGGGCGCGTTCGGCCTCGGGTGAGACCGCGATCAGGTCGCGCACGGTGGCGGTGTTCATGGGCAGCTTGGCTTCCCACACCGCGTCCGCGGTGTACGTCAGGAGGCCGTCGACGCTGCCGGCGGGGGAGCGGTAGAGGGCGTAGAAGGGTTCGGTCCAGGCCTGCGGGCCGAGCTGAGGCATGTCGCCCGTGGCCATCCGCCACCAGCGCTCCGTGCGGTCGACGGCGCCGTGCTGCCGGGCGCGCAGCCGCTCGTGCAGCGCGGGGGCCAGCTGCCGCACTGTGCCGCCGTCGGCGAAGTCGACACGGCCGCCGTCCGCCGGGCCCGCGTAGTGCGGGTCGAGGCCGGCGCGGGTGACCTGCACCTCCCACCGGGTGACCCGGCTGGCCGGCCCGAAGCCGAAGCGGCCGTAGATCGGGTACTCGGCGGACAACAGCGTGGCGGCGGCGTCCCCCCGCTCCCTGGCGGCCCGCAGGGCGTTGCCCATCATGCGCCCGAGCAGCCCGCGCCGGCGGTGCGTCGGCGTGACGGTGACGTTGGTGACGGCGTTGGCGGTCACGGCCGTGCCGCCCGGCACGGTGAGCCGCTGGGTGAAGCTGCGGAACGTGCCGACGCAGCGGCCGTCGTCGAAAGCCCCCTGCGTACGGGCCAGGTCCATGCCCGCGCGGCGTATCTCGACCTCGTCCTTGGGCGCCACGGGCGGAACGAGGAAGCCGGTGCGCATCGCACGCACCCAGTCGGGCACTTCGGTCTCGCCGACGGGACGGATCTCAAGGCTCATGTCAGCACGCTAGGCGTCGCCCGGGGGCGTGCGCACCGCGTTTTCGTGCGGGCACACGCGCGCCTGCCGCGTGCGCACACCGCCCCTTCGCGGCCCTTCGCCGCCGCACCGGGTGGCCGGGGGCGGGGCCGCCCCCGGTGATCCCGTCGGTGCCCGGTCCCGCCGGCGTCACGCGAGCAGGTCGTCCACTCGCGCTTCCCCTTCGCGGTACCGGCGTGTCATCTCCGCACCGCAGTCGTCGGTCATCCGCTGGAGCCCCCGGCGGCGGACCGAGACCTGGCGTTCGTACGCCACCAGACGGGCCATGCCGTCCCGCAGCTCCTGGTCCGTCCGGGCGGCCGTGTCCGACAGCCGGACCTCCGCGAGCATGTCCTCGGCCAGCCGCCGGTACTCCTCGCCGTGGGGGGTCCCCAGGGTCACGTGGCGGGCGGAGGACCGGTGCGCCGGGGGGCCGTCCGCGAGGATCTCCGACAGCCGGTCCACCAGCAGCCGCTCCACGGCCGGCCCGGCCGGCGCCGCACGGCGGGCCAGCTCGGCCCGCAGGATGTCGATGCGGCCCTGCAGGAGCCGCCGCACGTAGCTGAGGTCCGCCTCCTCCCGCCGGGACTCCCGGCGCAGCGTGCGCAGGTCCTCCAGGCCCAGCTCGTTCAGCGCCCGACCGGGGACGTCCGCCAGCGGCCCGGAACGCTGGCTCGGGGGTCTGGCGTGCAAGCTGTCCACTGCCTTGAGGTCCTTGAAGCTCTTGAGGTCCTTGCGCGTGCGCTCCGCCGCCTTGAGCACGGGGCCTTCCTCGGTGGGTGTGGTCATGCGGTTCCGTCCCCTCGGGCGGTGTGCGGCCGGATCATCTAGCCGTTGCCCGCATAAAGCACCGCCTGCACGCATCGTGCCACCGAGTGCGCCCCCGGCGCAGGGCCTCTCCACCCGAACGGCCCTCTCCGGGGACGCTGTACGGACGCAGGGCATCATGGTCCGCATGCGAGCTGTGGTGCAGAGGGTGGACGGGGCGAGCGTCGCCGTGGACGGCCGGGTGGTCGGCGAGATCATCGGCGAGGGCCTGTGCGTGCTCGTCGGCGTGACGCACGACGACACCCC is a window encoding:
- the sigJ gene encoding RNA polymerase sigma factor SigJ gives rise to the protein MEDSARLLEGFEEHRPRLRAVAYRMLGSLSEAEDAVQETWLRFDRSVPAEVGNLGGWLTTVVGRVCLNMLRSRATRREDPLEAYIPDPVVSREDATDPEQEVLHADAVGLALLVVLESLAPAERLAFVLHDMFAVPFDEIAPLIERTPAATRQLASRARRRVQGQAPAPDPDPARQRAAVEAFFAAARDGDLEALVSVLHPDVVLRADGGVARARHTTVVRGARNVAAQAVTFTRFLPFVRPALVNGTAGVVVAANGRPLSVMAFAVTDGRVVAIDVIADPERLGRLSLPDLGS
- a CDS encoding NADPH-dependent FMN reductase, which translates into the protein MPDSTYRLAVIVASTRAGRFGPTVANWLARQTAQRDDIEVDVIDLADHPLPVHLTREPGPEDAAALAAVTPRLAAADAFVVVTPEYNHSYPASVKNLIDWHYTQWQAKPVAFVSYGGLSGGLRAVEHLRPVFAELHAVTIRETVSFHSPWGKLDDTGSHLDEEAGAAAQAAAKVMLDQLSWWAVSLREARAARPYGN
- a CDS encoding GNAT family N-acetyltransferase; amino-acid sequence: MSLEIRPVGETEVPDWVRAMRTGFLVPPVAPKDEVEIRRAGMDLARTQGAFDDGRCVGTFRSFTQRLTVPGGTAVTANAVTNVTVTPTHRRRGLLGRMMGNALRAARERGDAAATLLSAEYPIYGRFGFGPASRVTRWEVQVTRAGLDPHYAGPADGGRVDFADGGTVRQLAPALHERLRARQHGAVDRTERWWRMATGDMPQLGPQAWTEPFYALYRSPAGSVDGLLTYTADAVWEAKLPMNTATVRDLIAVSPEAERALWHFLFSIDWITRVDTGLRAPDDVLPLLLPDPRAARVTTDADYMWLRPLDVPALLEARTYACPGSLVLDVTDPDGLSGGRFALEAGPDGASCVPTSRPAELSLGVGELGALCLGDESAVRLAALGRVREDRPGAAARAELMLRTARRPWCPDMF
- a CDS encoding AmfC protein — translated: MTTPTEEGPVLKAAERTRKDLKSFKDLKAVDSLHARPPSQRSGPLADVPGRALNELGLEDLRTLRRESRREEADLSYVRRLLQGRIDILRAELARRAAPAGPAVERLLVDRLSEILADGPPAHRSSARHVTLGTPHGEEYRRLAEDMLAEVRLSDTAARTDQELRDGMARLVAYERQVSVRRRGLQRMTDDCGAEMTRRYREGEARVDDLLA